One genomic segment of Rivularia sp. PCC 7116 includes these proteins:
- a CDS encoding SPFH domain-containing protein — translation MESIVVGIVVALIGYGFGSAKIVNQGNEALVERLGQYHRKLRPGLNFIVPLIDQIVMEDTTREQILDIKPQNVITKDNIYLEIDGVVYWRIKDMEKSFYQIDDLAQGLNQITTTSLREIIAQNTLEETNVSRVEMDKELLDRLNETTADWGVEIQRVDIQSITPPESVRLSMEDQRAAEIKSRAAILEAEGERQAAIKKAEGTSTSMQILSEALRSTPENKEILRYLVAQDYINASYRLGESPNSKVIFVDPGSGQNEIIEQISAETVAEDTARRPKNGNGSES, via the coding sequence ATGGAGTCAATTGTTGTTGGTATAGTTGTAGCGCTTATAGGTTATGGGTTTGGGTCCGCAAAGATTGTTAACCAAGGTAATGAAGCTTTAGTAGAGCGCTTGGGGCAATATCATCGTAAATTGCGTCCCGGACTCAATTTTATTGTTCCCCTTATCGACCAAATTGTCATGGAAGATACTACACGGGAACAGATACTCGATATTAAACCGCAAAACGTAATTACCAAAGATAATATCTATCTAGAAATTGATGGAGTTGTTTATTGGCGCATCAAAGATATGGAGAAAAGCTTTTACCAAATCGATGATTTAGCGCAAGGTTTGAATCAAATAACTACAACTTCTCTTCGAGAAATTATCGCTCAAAATACTCTGGAGGAAACCAACGTCTCAAGAGTCGAAATGGATAAAGAACTGTTGGATCGATTAAACGAAACAACCGCCGATTGGGGAGTTGAAATTCAAAGAGTAGATATTCAATCAATTACACCACCTGAAAGCGTGCGGTTGTCAATGGAAGATCAACGCGCTGCTGAAATTAAAAGCCGTGCTGCAATTTTGGAAGCAGAAGGAGAACGTCAAGCTGCAATTAAGAAAGCAGAAGGTACCAGTACCAGTATGCAAATTCTTTCCGAAGCTTTGCGTAGTACTCCTGAAAATAAGGAAATTCTCCGATATCTAGTAGCTCAAGATTATATCAACGCCAGCTATAGATTAGGTGAAAGCCCCAATTCCAAAGTTATTTTTGTAGATCCCGGTTCCGGTCAAAATGAGATTATCGAACAAATAAGCGCTGAAACAGTAGCAGAAGATACTGCAAGAAGACCTAAAAATGGCAATGGTTCTGAATCTTAA